The Cucurbita pepo subsp. pepo cultivar mu-cu-16 chromosome LG08, ASM280686v2, whole genome shotgun sequence genome contains a region encoding:
- the LOC111800396 gene encoding protein SODIUM POTASSIUM ROOT DEFECTIVE 2-like, whose product MEGTDIFCASQASTAICSSMEIEEASSSSSSFPSSPAIQLGGRALDRHNPIICDGRRNSTAPNSLLTPPRDFTRPPFSPQPHHQLTKSKKTSSKGNRRTKNKIPSVKQENEEKEDCHTLPSTDTLKKSSFIPTDIVTRSFAKLNDLIAPPAPPPAGSSRYLLGSDSQSEFFDRLPETDPVYDIVPADDYQELKTDVNQDGSTSTTQETLSQQPKPTPTKQVVVLMVSLHCKGCEGKVRKHLSKMEGVTSFNIDSAAKKVTIEGDVTPVGVLASVSKLKHAKFWTSQQPTPPPPPLTTPPQPPPSTALTVASTSATTEMPENQLG is encoded by the exons ATGGAAGGCACAGATATATTCTGTGCATCCCAAGCTTCAACAGCCATATGCTCAAGCATGGAAATTGAGGAAGCCTCCTCGTCATCCTCCTCCTTCCCCTCCTCGCCCGCTATTCAGCTCGGTGGTCGTGCTCTCGACCGCCACAATCCCATCATCTGTgatggaagaagaaacagcACTGCCCCCAACAGTCTCTTAACGCCTCCTCGTGATTTTACTCGACCGCCTTTCAGTCCCCAACCTCACCATCAACTCACAAAGAGCAAGAAAACCTCTTCAAAAGGTAACagaagaaccaagaacaaaatccCATCagtgaaacaagaaaatgaagagaaagaagattgTCATACTCTTCCATCTACTGATACTTTGAAAAAGAGCTCCTTCATTCCAACTGATATTGTTACAAGGAGCTTTGCTAAGCTGAACGATCTGATCGCTCCTCCTGCTCCACCACCAGCTGGCTCCTCCAGATACCTACTTGGAAGTGATTCACAATCAGAATTCTTCGACAGGTTACCGGAGACCGACCCTGTTTACGATATCGTCCCAGCTGATGATTACCAAGAACTCAAAACTGACGTAAACCAAGATGGGTCTACTTCAACAACTCAAGAAACATTGTCTCAGCAGCCCAAACCAACTCCTACCAAACAG GTTGTGGTCTTGATGGTGTCACTGCACTGTAAAGGCTGTGAAGGGAAAGTCAGGAAACATCTTTCAAAAATGGAAG GAGTTACATCCTTCAACATAGACTCTGCAGCCAAGAAAGTGACAATAGAAGGAGATGTAACGCCAGTGGGAGTTTTGGCAAGTGTATCAAAGCTAAAGCACGCTAAGTTTTGGACTTCTCAACAGCCAACACCACCACCGCCCCCACTGACTACGCCACCACAGCCACCACCATCCACCGCGTTAACGGTGGCTTCAACATCAGCCACCACAGAAATGCCAGAAAACCAGCTTGGTTAA
- the LOC111799799 gene encoding phosphatidate phosphatase PAH1-like — translation MNVVGRVGSFISQGVYSVATPFHPFGGAVDIIVVQQQDGTFRSTPWYVRFGKFQGVLKGTEKIVRISVNGVESNFHMYLDNSGEAYFVKEVETSQGSQADGVGDDLVKDEHSTNFVKGRLEHSVSDTTVVQLRNENSSMMVARVERSESDVEHRFYDFQDEQSSVEDLVEFSESDSNRFDNLEHETEPQGTDSEVILVSVDGHILTAPISATEQNTEDVQLSTPQFHLGPGEGTEFCEDNEFTSENDWAADYINQLKTSTDNSVADEVGRLSNESNGSVHELVAPEAEVKLVSQAEEASGCQVQEDELLVMSDSEDMHIRIEGEIYKSCLELSELAKRVGNTDSENVISPSESQRSKDKLNKIVPSVSETKEIVIDSVDKNGRHSSYSDSSIVNTPNLNVKAGGTEEDTFGEEQATSDEKRVVPVNRNNPLHNTQSGVSERVERMDSGSQGPVVDDERRELHLGESPVDALCGRTQPHSTRFEISLCGNELRAGMGLHAAAEAFDAHRVSAEEFEKSMSSIIKNDNLIIRFGDRYMSWVKAAPIVLGMAAFGIDLEVDPKDTIPVEVESAPSATPASRRWRLWPIPFRRVKMLEHSDSNSSNEEIFVDSESTLQNLQAEQSPRFPNGVSEPSKRQLVRTNVPTTEQIASLNLKEGQNMIAFTFSTRVLGIQKVDAHIYLWKWNAKIVISDVDGTITKSDVLGQFMPLVGKDWTQSGVARLFTAIKENGYQLLFLSARAIVQAYLTRSFLLNLKQDGKALPNGPIVISPDGLFPSLFREVIRRAPHEFKIACLEDIKKLFPPDYNPFYAGFGNRDTDELSYRKVGIPKGKIFIINPKGEVAISHRIDVKSYTSLHTLVNDMFPPTSLVEQEDYNAWNFWKIPYPDIDS, via the exons ATGAACGTCGTCGGGAGAGTTGGAAGTTTTATTTCTCAAGGAGTTTACTCGGTTGCCACACCGTTTCATCCGTTCGGTGGGGCAGTTGATATAATCGTTGTTCAGCAGCAGGATGGGACTTTTCGCAGCACGCCTTGGTATGTTCGGTTTGGTAAATTTCAGGGCGTTCTAAAGGGTACTGAGAAGATAGTTCGAATATCTGTCAATGGCGTCGAATCCAATTTCCATATGTATCTTGATAACTCTGGTGAGGCGTATTTCGTAAAGGAAGTAGAAACTAGTCAAGGAAGTCAAGCTGATGGAGTTGGAGATGATTTGGTTAAGGATGAGCATAGTACGAATTTCGTAAAAGGTCGACTTGAGCATAGTGTCTCGGACACTACTGTTGTTCAGCTACGAAATGAAAACAGTTCTATGATGGTTGCACGTGTGGAGAGGTCGGAATCTGATGTTGAGCATAGATTCTATGATTTTCAGGATGAGCAGTCGTCTGTGGAGGATTTGGTAGAGTTTTCGGAGAGTGATTCTAATCGATTTGACAATCTCGAGCACGAGACTGAGCCACAAGGTACGGATTCGGAGGTTATTCTAGTGAGTGTGGATGGTCATATACTGACTGCTCCGATATCGGCAACTGAACAAAATACAGAAGACGTGCAATTAAGTACACCTCAGTTTCATTTGGGGCCTGGTGAAGGGACAGAGTTTTGTGAAGACAATGAATTTACTAGTGAAAATGATTGGGCAGCTGATTATATCAATCAGCTGAAGACATCTACCGATAACTCCGTAGCCGATGAAGTCGGTCGTTTAAGCAATGAGTCTAATGGTAGTGTGCACGAGCTAGTGGCGCCTGAAGCGGAGGTCAAACTTGTTTCTCAAGCTGAAGAAGCATCGGGATGTCAAGTTCAGGAAGATGAACTTCTTGTGATGAGTGATTCAGAAGATATGCACATTAGAATTGAGGGGGAGATTTATAAGAGCTGTTTGGAGCTATCAGAATTGGCCAAACGGGTCGGAAACACAGATTCTGAAAACGTTATCTCTCCATCGGAGTCTCAACGTTCAAAAGATAAGCTCAACAAGATCGTTCCATCAGTATCTGAAACCAAGGAAATTGTTATCGATTCCGTAGATAAAAACGGGAGACATTCAAGTTATTCAGATAGCTCTATTGTCAATACTCCGAATCTAAACGTTAAAGCTGGGGGAACTGAGGAAGACACGTTTGGTGAAGAACAAGCCACTTCAGACGAAAAACGTGTTGTTCCTGTTAATCGTAATAACCCTTTGCATAATACACAGTCTGGCGTGAGTGAGCGAGTTGAAAGGATGGATAGCGGTTCACAAGGGCCTGTTGTCGATGACGAGCGCCGTGAGCTACACTTGGGGGAATCTCCGGTGGATGCCTTATGTGGAAGAACTCAACCTCATTCAACAA GGTTCGAGATCTCTCTTTGCGGTAATGAACTCCGTGCTGGTATGGGGTTGCACGCGGCAGCAGAAGCGTTCGATGCACATCGTGTGTCTGCTGAGGAATTTGAAAAGTCTATGTCATCGATTATTAAAAACGATAACCTTATCATCAGATTTGGAGATAGGTACATGTCGTGGGTGAAGGCCGCTCCTATAGTATTGGGGATGGCTGCATTCGGAATTGATTTAGAAGTGGATCCCAAAGATACAATTCCGGTGGAGGTTGAATCCGCTCCCTCGGCCACTCCCGCCAGCCGAAGATGGAGGCTCTGGCCTATTCCGTTTAGAAGGGTTAAAATGCTTGAACACAGTGACAGTAACTCATCAAATGAGGAGATTTTTGTTGATTCTGAATCTACTTTACAGAACTTACAAGCAGAACAAAGTCCAAGGTTTCCGAATGGCGTCAGCGAGCCTTCTAAGAGGCAGCTTGTAAGGACGAACGTTCCAACAACCGAGCAGATAGCGTCTTTGAATCTGAAAGAAGGCCAAAACATGATAGCTTTCACCTTTTCAACGAGGGTTCTTGGGATACAAAAG GTCGATGCTCACATTTATCTATGGAAGTGGAATGCGAAGATTGTGATCTCTGATGTTGATGGAACAATTACCAA GTCTGATGTATTAGGTCAATTCATGCCTTTAGTTGGGAAGGATTGGACGCAATCCGGCGTGGCTAGACTTTTTACTGCTATAAAG GAGAATGGTTATCAGCTGCTATTTCTTAGTGCACGTGCCATTGTTCAAGCGTATCTTACCCGAAGCTTCTTACTCAACCTAAAACAG GATGGAAAAGCTTTACCGAACGGACCGATTGTTATCTCACCGGATGGACTATTTCCTTCGTTATTTCGAGAAG TGATAAGACGAGCACCCCATGAATTTAAGATCGCGTGTTTAGAG GATATTAAGAAGCTTTTCCCTCCTGATTACAATCCATTTTATGCCGGGTTCGGCAATAGAGATACCGATGAGCTCAGCTATCGAAAAGTCGGGATTCCAAAAGGAaagatatttataatcaatccCAAG GGGGAAGTGGCCATTAGTCATCGCATTGATGTGAAGTCTTACACGTCTTTGCACACACTTGTTAACGATATGTTTCCACCAACCTCGCTGGTCGAGCAG GAAGACTATAATGCAtggaatttttggaaaataccGTATCCCGACATTGATTCGTAG
- the LOC111800395 gene encoding protein SLOW GREEN 1, chloroplastic-like → MDSLGKLQHCHQSLHLLVNGVPWISKPISYLSIRTPLPVPSSSSSSYKSSSVRALKRSPSLSFDSFCQAPRRRGPSLPQILDPISSSILKTTCVTFAAALFFMRFCGKPAIAAPIPPPTVESVKESTDGEEDKERALEEQLVHNPNDVEALGLLMEVRVKARKFPEAIKILDRLIELEPDDLEWLVLKANVYIHIGDSELARKEFERILSKDPFQAEAYHGLVMLTETSDTDSLKAILNRVERALEHCKKLKGKSEERDFKLLIAQIKVMEGSYSEALKDYQELEREEPRDFRPYLCQGILYTLLKKNDEAEKQFEIFRRLVPKNHPYKEYFDENTFSTKHFVQQIERDASTSNH, encoded by the coding sequence ATGGATTCTCTTGGTAAGCTGCAGCACTGCCACCAGTCCCTTCACCTTCTCGTCAACGGTGTCCCCTGGATTTCAAAACCAATTTCTTATCTTAGCATCAGAACCCCACTGCCGGTaccgtcgtcgtcgtcgtcgtcgtacAAATCGTCATCTGTTAGAGCCTTGAAGCGATCACCGTCGCTATCGTTCGACTCGTTTTGTCAAGCTCCACGACGGCGTGGGCCTTCACTCCCCCAAATTCTAGACCCCATTTCCTCGTCGATCCTCAAAACCACCTGCGTCACTTTTGCCGCCGCCTTGTTTTTTATGCGGTTTTGCGGCAAACCTGCTATTGCAGCCCCAATTCCTCCGCCTACGGTGGAATCTGTGAAGGAATCAACGGATGGTGAAGAAGATAAAGAGAGGGCACTTGAAGAACAACTGGTACACAATCCCAATGATGTTGAAGCTCTTGGATTGCTCATGGAGGTAAGAGTTAAGGCTCGCAAGTTTCCTGAAgcgattaaaattttagaccGTTTAATTGAACTTGAGCCCGATGACTTAGAATGGCTAGTATTGAAGGCCAACGTTTATATTCATATTGGCGATTCTGAATTGGCgagaaaggaatttgaaagGATTTTATCGAAGGATCCTTTTCAGGCTGAGGCCTATCATGGGCTTGTAATGTTGACGGAGACATCAGATACTGATTCATTGAAGGCGATTCTGAATAGGGTTGAAAGGGCATTAGAACATTGCAAGAAACTTAAAGGGAAATCGGAGGAAAGGGACTTTAAGCTCTTGATAGCTCAGATTAAAGTCATGGAGGGTAGTTACTCCGAAGCACTGAAAGATTACCAGGAACTAGAGAGGGAGGAGCCGAGGGATTTTAGGCCATATTTGTGTCAGGGAATTCTTTATACTCTGCTTAAGAAGAATGATGAGGCTGAGAAACAATTTGAGATATTTCGAAGGCTTGTTCCGAAGAACCATCcctataaagaatattttgatgaaaacACGTTTTCAACCAAGCATTTCGTACAACAAATTGAGAGGGATGCATCGACTTCAAATCACTGA
- the LOC111800729 gene encoding pathogenesis-related protein 1C-like has product MGPSYILSAVVAASSLSLLFLAATVETLTLPVATNVLVPFLTNRRRTYREEFLEGHNKYRGMVNLPPLTWDRNLTRYARRWGAIRAVDCKIVHSFGPYGENMFWGRLDHWTPSKVVDSWGEEGQHYHMNNNQCDAGEMCGHYTQIIWKETLRLGCARIRCLNGEFLVICEYDPPGNYVSEKPI; this is encoded by the coding sequence ATGGGGCCGTCCTACATCCTCTCCGCCGTCGTCGCCGCCAGctccctctctctcctcttcctcGCCGCCACCGTCGAAACACTGACGCTCCCCGTCGCTACAAACGTACTCGTTCCATTTCTAACAAACCGACGGCGAACCTACAGAGAAGAATTCCTTGAAGGGCACAACAAATATCGAGGGATGGTTAATCTTCCGCCGTTAACTTGGGACAGGAATCTCACGCGATATGCGCGGCGATGGGGCGCCATACGCGCCGTCGACTGTAAAATTGTCCATTCGTTCGGTCCGTACGGAGAGAATATGTTTTGGGGGAGATTGGACCACTGGACGCCGTCCAAGGTGGTGGACTCGTGGGGCGAAGAGGGCCAACATTATCATATGAACAATAATCAATGTGACGCCGGCGAAATGTGCGGCCATTACACACAGATTATTTGGAAGGAAACGCTCCGATTGGGCTGTGCCAGAATTAGGTGCCTTAACGGAGAGTTTCTTGTGATCTGTGAGTATGATCCGCCGGGAAATTACGTCAGTGAGAAACCGATTTGA
- the LOC111800482 gene encoding protein ALUMINUM SENSITIVE 3: protein MDLQWLLDFLQGMTKPFLATAIVAVAVVLSYFQKLGLEGEMIYAISRAFLQLSVIGFVLQFIFNQQNLAWILLAYLFMVTVAGYTAGQRAKHVPRGKLVAGASILAGTSVTMVMLVVLKVFPLTPRYIIPVAGMMVGNSMTVTGVAMKRLRDDIRTQFSLVETALALGATPRQATHQQVKRALVLALSPVVDNAKTVGLISLPGAMTGLIMGGASPIEAIQLQIVVMNFLIGASTISSIMSTYLCWPSFFTAAYQLETTVFAAA from the exons ATGGATCTTCAATGGCTTCTGGATTTCCTTCAAGGCATGACGAAGCCTTTTCTCGCCACCGCCATtgtcgccgtcgccgtcgtcCTCTCCTACTTCCAGAAGCTTGGCCTCGAAGGCGAAATGATCTACGCCATTTCCAGAGCCTTTCTTCAGCTCTCTGTTATCGGCTTTGTTCTTCAGTTCATCTTCAACCAGCAAAACCTCGCTTGGATCCTCCTCGCCTATCTCTTCATG GTGACGGTGGCGGGATACACAGCAGGGCAGCGTGCGAAGCACGTGCCTCGGGGGAAGTTGGTGGCCGGAGCTTCAATTTTGGCCGGCACTTCGGTGACAATGGTGATGCTAGTGGTGTTGAAAGTGTTTCCGTTAACTCCAAGGTACATAATCCCTGTCGCCGGAATGATGGTCGGAAATTCCATGACTGTTACCGGAGTCGCCATGAAAAGACTCCGGGACGATATCAGAACTCAATTCAGCCTC gTGGAGACTGCATTAGCTCTCGGAGCTACGCCGCGGCAAGCGACGCACCAGCAAGTGAAGAGGGCGCTGGTGCTAGCGCTGTCGCCGGTGGTCGACAACGCGAAGACGGTGGGGCTGATCTCGCTGCCGGGGGCGATGACCGGACTGATAATGGGCGGAGCGTCGCCGATTGAAGCCATTCAGCTGCAAATTGTGGTGATGAACTTTCTCATTGGGGCTTCCACGATCAGTAGCATTATGTCCACTTACCTCTGCTGGCCTTCCTTCTTCACCGCCGCCTACCAGTTGGAAACCACCGTCTTTGCCGCCGCCtga
- the LOC111800392 gene encoding uncharacterized protein LOC111800392, with amino-acid sequence MSRETESRRRSPSPVAKLMGLDGMPVPHRQSYCKQQKKTEGNYLQRTISPEKSQRRVTSDDNKLYARSSRHQQKIKDVFEIQETSMKGSSSFSVPRTDNLKPARADMEFIHKKFMDAKRLATDEKLQGSKEFHDAFEVLDSNKKLLLKYLQQPDSLFMKHLLDINDVLPHSNCSHAVAMKSSDDENDGCYNYGRQSVRRNPRKKRTKPCKHFSGHMSSFDGNYVAKNSVRSTRIKLEDDERLAVFPKRIVVLKPKLGEAQNSASIVIPSSHVFQSGCRKPSDSERTENRGVETLRTHDHDVGLSHEVRYSKEISKKKTRQVRENFDSNSMSSSLGITRQDRYGSPFIGNDLDAEKCNSSYKFDLNGQCRSSSFRYKKSSLSAEAKKRLSERWKTTCDYHNMGTVSRSRTLAEMLAMPEKETIPAYMEPRHGGGSSGKLLNDQRTEPFGISSRDGWKDICVEKLYRSRSLPASSSAFEIFKTNSDSLSMDQLVIPNEALKWQRKEAIRESSCQRERISRRSSRSRRKKSHSSTCSFGECNSPVLEICTSQNQDSDCNDNDPAERNLQVVEESTFLPVKDPTQVLENWMDLRVKSDEVIVLSNDELQPELSVHSVVEDNSCFGDQDSFISKELSPEASEDTSCHLKSVPGLESPVSSKEADQPSPVSVLEPPFTDDLPPGSDCFESLSADLHGLRMQLKLLKLETEAFTESEETQHISGDEDGGEESIGFPEEKYACKTEDSWELSFLADVLQNSAFKDTNPDMLIATWHSLECPVDPSTFEELEKKYMNWSSQPRSERKLLFDRINLGILDIYQKFTDPYPWVRPPTIQVENNEGLYNTLCKFLAKQEKKVDEDIVEKVVGRTTQWLVLGHDVDVVGKEIERLLVDELIDEVVDMCS; translated from the exons ATGTCTAGAGAAACTGAATCCAGAAGGAGGTCGCCTAGTCCCGTTGCCAAATTGATGGGTCTGGATGGGATGCCAGTGCCGCATCGGCAGTCATATTGTAAACAACAGAAGAAGACAGAAGGAAACTATTTGCAGAGGACGATATCACCTGAAAAATCTCAAAGGCGTGTTACATCTGACGATAATAAGCTGTATGCACGAAGTTCAAGGCATCAGCAAAAAATTAAGGATGTGTTTGAGATACAGGAAACTTCAATGAAGGGAAGCAGCAGTTTCTCAGTACCGAGAACTGATAATCTGAAGCCTGCCCGAGCAGATATGGAATTTATTCATAAGAAGTTCATGGATGCTAAACGTCTTGCAACTGATGAGAAGCTACAGGGTTCCAAGGAATTTCATGATGCATTTGAAGTGCTGGATTCAAACAAGAAACTTCTACTGAAATATCTCCAGCAGCCAGACTCTCTGTTCATGAAGCATCTGCTTGACATTAATGATGTTCTTCCCCACTCTAATTGTTCTCATGCGGTAGCTATGAAATCATCAGATGATGAGAATGATGGGTGCTATAACTATGGTAGGCAGTCAGTGAGGAGAAATCCACGAAAGAAGCGCACAAAACCTTGCAAACATTTTAGTGGTCATATGAGCTCCTTTGATGGTAATTATGTTGCCAAAAATTCTGTGCGGAGTACAAGAATTAAATTAGAAGATGATGAAAGATTGGCTGTCTTCCCAAAAAGAATTGTTGTCTTGAAGCCAAAACTTGGAGAGGCACAGAATTCTGCCAGCATTGTTATACCGTCCTCACATGTTTTTCAGTCTGGTTGTAGGAAGCCATCAGACTCTGAAAGGACAGAGAACAGGGGGGTGGAAACCTTGAGAACTCATGATCATGATGTAGGGCTAAGTCACGAGGTTAGATATTCTAAAGAAATTTCCAAGAAGAAAACTAGGCAAGTGAGAGAGAATTTTGATTCTAATTCCATGAGTTCATCTCTTGGAATAACAAGACAGGATAGGTATGGAAGTCCTTTCATTGGGAATGATTTAGATGCTGAAAAATGCAATTCCAGTTACAAGTTTGACTTAAATGGTCAATGCCGGTCTTCATCATTTCGTTATAAAAAGTCATCGCTGAGTGCAGAGGCTAAGAAGAGATTGTCAGAAAGGTGGAAAACAACCTGTGACTACCATAACATGGGTACCGTTAGTAGGAGTCGCACACTGGCTGAGATGCTTGCCATGCCTGAGAAAGAAACAATTCCTGCGTATATGGAACCAAGGCATGGTGGAGGATCCAGTGGTAAACTTTTGAATGATCAACGCACTGAACCTTTTGGCATAAGCAGTAGGGATGGCTGGAAGGACATCTGCGTAGAAAAGTTGTATAGGTCTAGATCTCTTCCCGCTTCATCATCTGCctttgagatttttaaaacaaattctGATTCTCTGAGCATGGATCAACTTGTGATACCAAATGAGGCCCTCAAGTGGCAAAGAAAGGAGGCAATTAGGGAGAGTTCGTGCCAAAGGGAACGTATATCCCGCAGAAGCTCCAGATCTAGGAGAAAGAAATCTCACAGTTCTACCTGTTCATTTGGGGAATGTAATAGCCCTGTACTGGAGATTTGCACTAGTCAGAATCAAGACAGTGATTGTAATGACAATGATCCAGCCGAAAGAAATCTTCAGGTTGTTGAAGAATCAACATTTCTTCCTGTGAAAGACCCGACTCAAGTTCTTGAAAATTGGATGGATTTGAGAGTGAAATCCGATGAAGTGATTGTATTGTCTAATGATGAACTTCAACCTGAATTGTCTGTTCATTCAGTGGTAGAAGATAATTCTTGCTTTGGTGACCAAGATTCTTTTATATCTAAG GAATTGTCGCCTGAGGCTTCTGAGGATACTTCGTGCCATCTGAAATCTGTTCCTGGATTAGAATCTCCCGTAAGCTCTAAGGAGGCTGATCAGCCAAGTCCAGTTTCAGTTCTGGAACCTCCTTTTACGGATGATCTACCTCCTGGTTCTGATTGCTTTGAGAGTCTCAGTGCTGACCTCCATG GGCTTCGAATGCAACTCAAGTTACTCAAGTTAGAGACAGAAGCTTTTACTGAATCTGAAGAAACCCAGCACATCTCGGGTGACGAAGATGGAGGGGAAGAATCCATTGGGTTTCCAGAGGAGAAATATGCATGTAAAACTGAAGATAGCTGGGAGCTTTCATTTCTAGCCGATGTCTTACAGAACTCAGCTTTCAAAGATACCAATCCCGACATGCTTATTGCAACGTGGCATTCTCTTGAATGCCCCGTAGATCCTTCTACATTTGAGGAGCTTGAGAAGAAGTACATGAATTGGTCTTCTCAACCAAGGTCAGAAAGAAAGCTACTTTTTGACCGTATAAATTTAGGAATTTTGGATATTTACCAAAAATTCACCGACCCTTATCCATGGGTAAGGCCCCCAACAATTCAAGTCGAGAATAATGAAGGGCTCTACAATACTTTGTGTAAATTTTTAGCTAAGCAAGAGAAGAAAGTAGATGAAGACATTGTAGAGAAAGTGGTGGGAAGGACAACTCAATGGTTAGTGTTGGGGCATGATGTTGATGTAGTAGGCAAGGAAATTGAGAGATTATTGGTAGACGAACTCATAGACGAGGTAGTTGACATGTGTTCATAG
- the LOC111799801 gene encoding UDP-glucuronic acid decarboxylase 1, whose product MQSIKQLHKQSSINHRRDEEVPTVSTSPYSPKALKHPRSLPRSINYLFREQRLLFVFVGILIGSTFFILQPTLSRIGPSEAGSAIRRSFSTSLTSRDEVSGSGLYGFGKTGGRIPVGIGRRRWRIVVTGGAGFVGSHLVDKLIERGDDVIVIDNFFTGRKENLVHHLRNPRFELIRHDVVEPILLEVDQIYHLACPASPVHYKYNPVKTIKTNVMGTLNMLGLAKRIGARFLLTSTSEVYGDPLEHPQKETYWGNVNPIGERSCYDEGKRTAETLAMDYHRGAEVEVRIARIFNTYGPRMCLDDGRVVSNFVAQAIRKQPLTVYGDGKQTRSFQYVSDLVNGLVALMEGEHVGPFNLGNPGEFTMLELAEVVKETIDPSATIEFRANTADDPHKRKPDISKAKSLLNWEPKVALREGLPLMVSDFQKRILIEDEGKGF is encoded by the exons ATGCAGAGCATCAAACAGCTCCATAAGCAATCCAGCATCAATCACCGGCGGGATGAAGAAGTTCCGACGGTTTCAACATCGCCGTATTCGCCAAAAGCTCTCAAACACCCCAGATCTCTGCCCAGATCCATCAATTACCTGTTCCGCGAGCAGAGGcttctgtttgtttttgtcGGCATTTTAATTGGCTCTACGTTCTTCATTCTCCAGCCCACTCTGTCCCGTATTGGCCCCTCTGAAGCTGGTTCTGCAATTCGCAGATCGTTTTCTACAAGTTTGACGAGCAGGGACGAGGTTTCGGGGTCGGGGTTATATGGATTTGGTAAAACGGGGGGCAGAATCCCCGTCGGTATTGGCCGCCGGAGGTGGAGGATTGTTGTCACCGGTGGAGCTGGATTTGTGGGAAGTCATCTTGTGGATAAGCTAATTGAACGAGGGGATGATGTGATTGTCATTGATAACTTCTTCACTGGTAGAAAGGAGAATTTGGTGCATCATTTGCGAAATCCGCGATTCGAGCTCATTCGACATGATGTGGTTGAGCCAATTCTTTTGGAGGTGGATCAAATCTATCACTTGGCTTGTCCAGCTTCTCCTGTTCATTACAAGTACAATCCTGTCAAGACTATT AAGACAAATGTAATGGGTACATTGAATATGCTTGGCTTGGCAAAGAGAATTGGGgctagatttctacttacgAGTACGAGTGAGGTTTATGGTGATCCACTTGAGCATCCTCAGAAGGAAACATATTGGGGAAATGTAAATCCCATAG GCGAGAGAAGCTGCTATGATGAGGGCAAGAGAACTGCAGAGACCTTAGCTATGGATTATCATAGAGGTGCTGAAGTTGAG GTTCGAATTGCTCGTATTTTTAATACATACGGACCCCGTATGTGTTTAGATGATGGGCGTGTTGTTAGCAACTTTGTTGCACAG GCCATCCGCAAACAGCCATTGACTGTTTATGGTGATGGAAAGCAAACACGGAGCTTTCAATATGTCTCTGACTTG GTTAACGGACTGGTCGCGCTAATGGAAGGTGAACATGTAGGGCCTTTCAACTTGGGTAATCCAGGAGAATTTACCATGCTTGAGCTGGCTGAG GTTGTCAAAGAAACTATAGATCCAAGTGCGACAATAGAGTTTAGAGCAAATACTGCTGATGATCCTCACAAAAGAAAACCTGACATTAGCAAAGCAAAGTCATTGCTCAACTGGGAACCCAAGGTCGCCCTGAGAGAAGGACTGCCTCTCATGGTGAGCGACTTCCAGAAGCGCATTTTGATTGAAGATGAAGGGAAAGGTTTCTAA